The DNA window ACCCCGAAGATGAGGTAGACGTTATCTCCGTCCGCCTGTACGACATCGTCCGTGGCCGCGTTCGTTGCGCCCGAGAACTTGCTCACTGCTCCGGCGCCGATGCCAGTTGCCGCGATTCCCTTCAAATAGCCTCTGCGTTTAAGCTTGCCGCGATTTCGGTTGGTTCCTCGCATAGTGCAACCTGGTAAAACATCGGTTCACATTTCGTTATGAGCCGCCTGTCGGCAATACTTAGCGAGTAGGACCTAGTTATAACGGTAAAACGAACAAAAATTGTAGGGATTCGAATACGTATCCCGATGTTGTATTATCACTCATCGACGAGAACAAAATCGCGGGACGGTCCCGGTTTCAACGAGTACCATCCGGCAAGAAACGTCCGAGACGGACGAGAAACCTACCACCACCGCGACCGAAACCGGTGAATCCGCGCGACAATCGTCACACTCGACGACCCACCGCTATCGGAATCAACAACCCACCGCTATCGGAATCGGCGACCCGTCTTTGCCGCACGAATCAGCAAACGGCCGGGAGAAACGGTGAACGGCCGAACGAATCAGCGGACGACCGTGACCATCATCGGCGCGCGGCGCATCACCTTGTCGGCGACCGAGCCGAGGATGATTTTCGAGATGTCGTCCTTTCCGTGAGTTCCGATGACGATGTGGTCTACGTCGTTTTCGCGGGCGTAGACGAGGATTTGGCGGGCGGGCTGGCCCATCTTGACGACGCTCTCGACCGGAACGTTCGCCTGCTCACCGAGTTCCTCGTGCAGTTCGTGAGCGTTGTCCCACTCCTCTTGATACCACTCCTGGGAATAGGCGGGCATCCCCGACTTCCCTATCGGCGACTGATACCCCGGCGAGAGCGGGTCGATATCGAACGGGTTGACGATGGTGATGAGCGTGAGTTCGACGTCCGGCATCGACGCCGCGTATTCGAACGCCTCCACCGATTTCGGCGAACCATCCAACGGAACGAGAACGTGTTCCCCCATGGCACGTTGGACGGGCGAACGCCAGTAAAACAGTTTTCTCTGTCGTTGACAGCTGTTCCCGGGGAACGAACTCACCCGACGTTCAGGATGAACTCGAAGATGAGAAACGACCCGACCGCCGAAAGGGTCGGCGAGAGGACCCAGAGGAGGACGATTCGGCTCGTCGCCGCCGGGTCGAACAGGTTTTCCGCGGTCAGTTCCTCGATGCTCTCCTCGCCGATGGGCGGCACTTCGCCGGTTTCACCGCCGTCGCCGACCGTGCCCGAGTCGGGAACGTCGCCGTCCGCCACGTCGCCGATGGTCGGGCCGGGCGGCACCTCTGATTCGCTGGTCTCCGCTATCAACGCACCCGAGGAGAGTTCCGCGGTGGGCGTCTGTTCGCCCTGCAGTGCGGTGTCCGCCACCTCCGCGACCGTCACCGCGCGACTGGCGCGACCCCATCCGAGTCCGATGATACACGACGTGGTGCTGACCGCGAGACTCGCCGGAATCCCGAGCCGCGAGAGAATCGTGATGATGGTCGCGCCGATGAGCGAGACGATGAGCGCGGCCAGAATCGGCAGGTCGGTGATGCCGTCGCTGATGGTGTCGAGGGTCCGACGAGCGATGGTAAAGCCGCCGAGCCCGATGGCACCGATGGCCAGGAGGATTCCTTGGCTGGCGGTTATCGACCCGTTTCCGATGAGCGGGGCGACCGCATTGGCCGCGTTCGACGCACCCGCGCTGAACCCCATGTAACAGGCGATGATGAGCACCGACGCCGCGCCGCCCGCTTCTCGTTTGCCGACGTTACCGCCGAGTTTCGGTCGGGGAATCGACCCCGAACGGTCCACCGTCAGCAATCCGTCCTCGATTCGTGAGAACGAGAATCGGGCGTCCAGATGCGGGTAGAGGTACCGACCGACGACCAACCCGACGAAGAAGGCCGAAAGCGGCGCGACGATCCACGCCGAGACGATGGTGAACATCAACGATTCGTTGAGCGTGTTCGACGCCAACCCCAAGCCGACGATTGCGCCGACGGCCGTCATCGAGGTGGACGCTGGCACGCCGAACAGGTTCGAGATGAGCAGCGCGAACCCGGCGAAAAAGAGGACGACGATGCTCGTCACCAGCGTGAACTGGCTCGCCGGGACGATACCGTTGCTCATGGTCTCGATGACGTTTCGACCGACCGTCCACCCGCCCAAGAGGGCAAAACCGGTGAATAGCGCCGCCGCTCCGACTTTCCCGATGATTCGGCTGCCGACCGCGGGACCGAAGGCGACCCCCGTCGAGGACCCCCCGATGTTGTAGCCGACGAACACGGCGACGAACAATCCGACTATCAGTAATGCGGTGACCACTCTCTTCCCCCACTCGTACAACGGTGGCAAACTATTTCGTTCTTGCTCGCACCTCAAGCGCGAAACGCCGCCCAGCGAAGCATGTCGTCGAACGCGACGACCGACTCGAACCGGTCGTCCGGGTCGTCCGCCATCGCTTTCGATATCACCTCGTACAGTTCCGGTGAGACGGAATCCGAGCGAAGCGATTCGTACTCGTTCGGGTCCGCCCGGGCGAGGAGAAGTTTCCGATACTCCGGGTCGAGCATGCGCAGCGACCCCCCGTCGGGGTCCTCGCCGGTCAGAACGAAGGCCGCAATCGCGCCGAGGCGGTACACGTCGGTTCGCTCGTCACCCGCCTCGCCCGCGATCTGCTCCGGCGCGTCGTAGGGCGACCGGTCGCAGAACTCGGCCAGCGCGGCGGCCAGTTCCCAATCGGCCACGGCAACGTCGTCGCCGTCGAGGAGAATCGACTTCGGAGTCAGACCGCCGTGAATCACGCCGTCAGAGTGTGCGTCGTGGACCACCGTGTTCGCGTCCGAGAGAGCGTCGAGTCGCTCCTCGACTGGCCGGTGGGAATCGGCGAGCGACCCGTCCGCGTAGTAGGGCAATTCGATGCTGTCGCCGTCGGTTTCGAGGACGGGAACGACGCCGGTTCGGTCGCTCATCTCGGCCCAGCGTTCGGTCGCCGAGCGGAACGTCCCCGCGACTTGCGGGTCCGTCAGGTGTCGCTCCAGGACGACTTCCGGGCCGTCGTCGGTGCGTTTCCTGACGCGATACGTCTCGGTGAGCGCGTCCGAAGCGAGGCGGTCGAGCCGACCGTAGTCGAGCGTCGGTTCGGTGACGTCCGCCGTGACCGCCCCGTCGTCATCGTTCCACCGTCGGTACGCCGCGAACGCCGTGGTCCCGACGAGGATGCCCGAGAGCGCCATCCCCGGACCGGACGTGAGGAATTCACCCGTTCCGTCGATGGCCGTGGAGAGAAGCGAATGATGGCGGTCGAACGCGAACAGCGTACCGCGGGTCCCGAAAAGGAGTACATCGTCCGCGAGTATGGTGTTGATGGCACGGTTCGCACCCGTGAACGACCACTGTAACGAACCGTCGTCGGTCGAGAGGACGTACAGCGTTCGTTCGAAAGAGACGTACACGGACCCGTCGCTGACGTTGAGGGTGGTGAAACTGTACTCCTCCGTGGACTCCATGTCGAACGTCCACCGCTCCGTCCCGTCGGTCGTTATCGCGGAGACGGTCCCCTCCCTGTCCACGCCGAACACCGCTCCGTCGGCGACGACCGGTTCGGCGCGAGTGCGTCCGACGTCGTCGTACTGCCACTGGACCGCCCCGTCTTCCACGTCGATGGCCTTGAGGTCCGGTCCCCACGAGTAGAGCACGCCGTCTTTCTCGACGGGTTGTCCCAGACTCTCGACGGACCAGTCCCGGGACCCGTCGTCGACGTCGAACGCGTAGATGGAACCGTCTTCGATGGCGTACAGGTGGGTATCGGTGACCGACCGCACGTAGAGGGTCGTGAGGTCGGTTTCGACGTTCTGCCAGCGTTTCGTCCCGTCCGGCGCGAACGCGTAGATGGCGTCGTTGAAACTGGCGTAGAGGGTGTCGTTGGCGAACTGGAAACTGACGGCGCGCATATCGTTCTGTGTGGCTTGGTAACTCCACACTTGCTTTCCGGATTCGGCGTCCAACGCGAGGATAAACCGGTCGTCGGAGGAGAGGCGATACACGTTCCCGCCGCCCACTGCCGTCTGCGTCGAGGACGTGTCGGTCGATTTGCGCCACCGTTCGTCGCCGGTTTTCAAATCGAGCGCGACGAACGCCCCTTCCGAGTCGGTGTCGTTCCGCACGTTCCGAACGTAGAAGTACATCGAACCGTCGTCGATGACCGGGAAGGAGATACCGGGGAACTCCTTCGTCCACCGCTCGGTCCCGTCGGATTCGTCCAACCCGCGAAACTGGTACGTGGTCGATTCGGTCGAATCGGAGATGACGATGACCACGGCGATTCCGTCGGCGACGGTAATGGGATACGCGGCTTCGTACCGGGAGTCGGAGTCCTCCGGCGATTCGGGGACCGTCCACGCCGGTTTCGGCGCGTCGTCCGAGAACGCCGTCGTTCCGGTCGTCGTGGTCGTCGCACCGCCGACGCCGACCGCCGCGCCGAGCGTTCCCGTCGTCGTCAAGAATCCACGTCTGGAGAGCGAGGAGGGCGAGGGATTCATACTCGAAGTCACTGCGTGGAGTTATTTATAGTTGGAGATACGGAACGAGTGAGATTAATCTTTGTTGCCGGAACCGAGCCAGCGACCCGTGTCTCCGAGACCTCGTATCGTCTCGAAGAATCCCGAGCGTTCGTGTTCGCCCGGCCGGAGGCGGGCACGAATGCGCGAGGAGAGGAGTTCGACGGTCACGACGATGACGACGACCATAACGAGTCCCGCCGCCGCACGGGCGTACGAGGCGGAACTCACGGTCTGCAGGCGGAGGTTGATGTACATCCCCAACCCGCCGGCACCGACGACACCGAGGCTGACGGCGATTCGGGTGTTGATTTCGAGGACGTAGAGCGTCCACGCGATGAACGAGTTCGACACTTGACTGAGCATGCCGAAGATGACAACCTGTGGGCGCTTCGCGCCGGTCGATCGAATCGCTTCTATCGGCCCGTTATCGATCTCTTCGAGTTCGTCGGTGAACAGTCGTCCGAGGTTGCCAATGGTATCGGTTGCGATGGCGAGCACTGCGCCATACGGATTAATGCCTGTCAGCGGGATGTAGATGAGCACCCAAACCAACGCCGGAACCGCGCGGATGGTACTCATCGCCCCGCGGAAGATGAAGTTGAACGGGAACGGGGTCACGCGTTCGGAGCCGAGGATACCGAAGACGAGCGCGAGCGGAAACCCGATCACGGTACCACAGAAGCCGACGAGGACCGTCACGAACGCCGCCGAAACTAGTACGGAGCCGCTCGAAACGGACGCGTTGGCGATGGTACTAACGAAATACTGTGGATGCGTGAAACTGATCCAGATCGCACGAAGGCCGCCGATATCGTGCTGGTGAGTGTAGCTCGTGAAATCGACGAAATTGGGTTTGAGGAACGCCCCGATGAAGTTGATCCACGTTCCGAACTGGCGAACGAGGTCCGCCAGCAGGAAGCCGAGATAGGTCATCCCCAAGCCGGTTATCAGAAGGACCGCAAGAATTCCCAATCCGCCGGATATTCGCCGGATGCGCTGTTCGTGCTCGATTCGCTGTTTGATTTCGGTGATGTCCGTAGCCATGTTATGCGATGTTGTTGATGGCCGAATTCTCCGGTGATTCGCCGTAATAGATCCGGTCGACGTCTTCCATCGTCAGGTCGTCTTTTCCACCGTCGAACACCACGTTTCCGTCCCTGAGCCCGATGAACCGCTCGCCGAACTCGCGGGCGATGTTGACCTGGTGGAGGCTCACGATGGACGTGAGATTTCGTTCCGCCGCCGCACGCTTCATGTAGTGCATTACGTCTTGGGCGGCTTTCGGGTCGAGACTCGCGACCGGTTCGTCGGCGAGGAGGAGTTGCGGGTCCTGGGTGAGTGCGCGAGCGATGCCGACGCGCTGTTGCTGGCCACCGCTCATGCTGTCCGCTCGTTGGTTCGCTTCTTCGAGCAACCCGACGGTTTCGAGCGACCGCAACGCCATTTCCTTGTCGTCCTCGTCGTACCGTGTGAAGACGCTATCGACCGTGTCGGTCCGGTTGAGCGCCCCGGTGAGCGCATTTCGATACGCGCTCATGCTTTCGACGAGGTAGTGCATCTGGAACACCATCGCCACGTCGCTACGGGTACCCGAAACCCGGTCGTCGCCGATCCGAATCTCTCCCTCCGTCGGCCGTTCGAGACCGTTCAGGAGACGAAGCAACGTTGATTTCCCCGCCCCGGACGGACCGAGAAGGACGACGAACTCCCCGTCGGGAATCTCGAACGAAACGTCGTCGAGCGCCACCGTCTCGCCACCGTAAACCTTGGTGATGTCCGATACCGTCAATGATGCCATGTGATTATTTGAACGAAGTCCTAAAATCTAATAGTTTATTATTTACTGTCGTTGATCCATCTTTTGAGGAGGTTAGTTCTTGAAGATATCTTCGCCGTATCCGAGTTTGTTGGCCACTTCGACAACGGGTTGGTACGTCGAGGCGTCGGCTTTCTTCACGCCATCAAACCAGATGTCGTCGTCGGTGTCCTGTTTGCCGTCCGCTCCGTAGTACATCTCGTCCGGCGCTTTGGTGAAGGCCTTCGTGATTTTTTCCTTCTCGTCGTCCGAGAGTTTTGGGGAAACCATAATCGGCGCACGCGGGATTTCGGAGCGAATATCGAGTTCCTTGACGCCCTTGACGTAATCGTCCGCGTCGTAGTCCCAGACGATGAATCGACCGACACCGGCGGCGTCGGCTTGACCGCTTTTCAGCGCGTTGTACGCTTTGTCGTGGGTGGACCATTTTGGGGTGAAGTCGGCACCCTTCGGGTCGCCCGGTGACTCCGGAATCGAGAGCCCCGCCTGTTTCAGCATGTACAGTGGGTAGAGCGACCCGCTGGCACTCAGGGGGTCGGCGAACGCGACGGTTTTTCCCTTGAGTTCCTTCAGCGACGAGATGTCCGAATCCTCGCGCGTGATAATCACACTGTAGTACGTCCACGTTCCGTAGGCATGGCGCTGAAGAATGATGTCCGCACGGTCATTTTTGACGCCCAGTGCGGCGGCGAACGGACCGCTTTCCGCAACGTCCGCCGTCCCGCTATCGAGCGCGGTAAGCGTCGCGCTGTAGTCGCTCGCGTACTTCATGTTCACGGTGTCAACAGCGTCGATGTAGTTGTTCAGACGCTTTTTGATTGGCGTGTACTGTGCCATCATCTGTTCCTGTGGCTCGGTCGGAGACATCAGGAACTTGACTTTTCCGTCCTTGTAGGCTTGTTTTCCGAAGGTTCCGATACATCCGGCCATGCCCGAAAGTCCGACGAGTCCCGCCGTGCTCGCGGATTTAATGAACGTGCGTCGATTGACCATCTGGATTCATGTTATTCGTTCTGTACTTGTAGTTTAAATCTTCCTATTCAAACCTTTTGGCCCAATCGTGAGATACATAGCCACGATTAGAAGTCAAATTTCGCGCAAACGCGAAACAGTTTGTAGATCGAGTTGGTAGATGACGGTATGGAAGCCAGTACGCACGCGAAGCAACGGGCCGCGTCGGTCGTCGTGGTCGATTACGGCCTCGGCAACCTCCGGAGCGCGGTCAAGGGTCTCGAACGCGCGGGAG is part of the Haladaptatus paucihalophilus DX253 genome and encodes:
- a CDS encoding universal stress protein, whose amino-acid sequence is MGEHVLVPLDGSPKSVEAFEYAASMPDVELTLITIVNPFDIDPLSPGYQSPIGKSGMPAYSQEWYQEEWDNAHELHEELGEQANVPVESVVKMGQPARQILVYARENDVDHIVIGTHGKDDISKIILGSVADKVMRRAPMMVTVVR
- a CDS encoding inorganic phosphate transporter; protein product: MVTALLIVGLFVAVFVGYNIGGSSTGVAFGPAVGSRIIGKVGAAALFTGFALLGGWTVGRNVIETMSNGIVPASQFTLVTSIVVLFFAGFALLISNLFGVPASTSMTAVGAIVGLGLASNTLNESLMFTIVSAWIVAPLSAFFVGLVVGRYLYPHLDARFSFSRIEDGLLTVDRSGSIPRPKLGGNVGKREAGGAASVLIIACYMGFSAGASNAANAVAPLIGNGSITASQGILLAIGAIGLGGFTIARRTLDTISDGITDLPILAALIVSLIGATIITILSRLGIPASLAVSTTSCIIGLGWGRASRAVTVAEVADTALQGEQTPTAELSSGALIAETSESEVPPGPTIGDVADGDVPDSGTVGDGGETGEVPPIGEESIEELTAENLFDPAATSRIVLLWVLSPTLSAVGSFLIFEFILNVG
- a CDS encoding outer membrane protein assembly factor BamB family protein; protein product: MNPSPSSLSRRGFLTTTGTLGAAVGVGGATTTTTGTTAFSDDAPKPAWTVPESPEDSDSRYEAAYPITVADGIAVVIVISDSTESTTYQFRGLDESDGTERWTKEFPGISFPVIDDGSMYFYVRNVRNDTDSEGAFVALDLKTGDERWRKSTDTSSTQTAVGGGNVYRLSSDDRFILALDAESGKQVWSYQATQNDMRAVSFQFANDTLYASFNDAIYAFAPDGTKRWQNVETDLTTLYVRSVTDTHLYAIEDGSIYAFDVDDGSRDWSVESLGQPVEKDGVLYSWGPDLKAIDVEDGAVQWQYDDVGRTRAEPVVADGAVFGVDREGTVSAITTDGTERWTFDMESTEEYSFTTLNVSDGSVYVSFERTLYVLSTDDGSLQWSFTGANRAINTILADDVLLFGTRGTLFAFDRHHSLLSTAIDGTGEFLTSGPGMALSGILVGTTAFAAYRRWNDDDGAVTADVTEPTLDYGRLDRLASDALTETYRVRKRTDDGPEVVLERHLTDPQVAGTFRSATERWAEMSDRTGVVPVLETDGDSIELPYYADGSLADSHRPVEERLDALSDANTVVHDAHSDGVIHGGLTPKSILLDGDDVAVADWELAAALAEFCDRSPYDAPEQIAGEAGDERTDVYRLGAIAAFVLTGEDPDGGSLRMLDPEYRKLLLARADPNEYESLRSDSVSPELYEVISKAMADDPDDRFESVVAFDDMLRWAAFRA
- a CDS encoding ABC transporter permease family protein: MATDITEIKQRIEHEQRIRRISGGLGILAVLLITGLGMTYLGFLLADLVRQFGTWINFIGAFLKPNFVDFTSYTHQHDIGGLRAIWISFTHPQYFVSTIANASVSSGSVLVSAAFVTVLVGFCGTVIGFPLALVFGILGSERVTPFPFNFIFRGAMSTIRAVPALVWVLIYIPLTGINPYGAVLAIATDTIGNLGRLFTDELEEIDNGPIEAIRSTGAKRPQVVIFGMLSQVSNSFIAWTLYVLEINTRIAVSLGVVGAGGLGMYINLRLQTVSSASYARAAAGLVMVVVIVVTVELLSSRIRARLRPGEHERSGFFETIRGLGDTGRWLGSGNKD
- the phnC gene encoding phosphonate ABC transporter ATP-binding protein; protein product: MASLTVSDITKVYGGETVALDDVSFEIPDGEFVVLLGPSGAGKSTLLRLLNGLERPTEGEIRIGDDRVSGTRSDVAMVFQMHYLVESMSAYRNALTGALNRTDTVDSVFTRYDEDDKEMALRSLETVGLLEEANQRADSMSGGQQQRVGIARALTQDPQLLLADEPVASLDPKAAQDVMHYMKRAAAERNLTSIVSLHQVNIAREFGERFIGLRDGNVVFDGGKDDLTMEDVDRIYYGESPENSAINNIA
- a CDS encoding phosphate/phosphite/phosphonate ABC transporter substrate-binding protein; translated protein: MVNRRTFIKSASTAGLVGLSGMAGCIGTFGKQAYKDGKVKFLMSPTEPQEQMMAQYTPIKKRLNNYIDAVDTVNMKYASDYSATLTALDSGTADVAESGPFAAALGVKNDRADIILQRHAYGTWTYYSVIITREDSDISSLKELKGKTVAFADPLSASGSLYPLYMLKQAGLSIPESPGDPKGADFTPKWSTHDKAYNALKSGQADAAGVGRFIVWDYDADDYVKGVKELDIRSEIPRAPIMVSPKLSDDEKEKITKAFTKAPDEMYYGADGKQDTDDDIWFDGVKKADASTYQPVVEVANKLGYGEDIFKN